In Blastopirellula sp. J2-11, a single genomic region encodes these proteins:
- a CDS encoding DUF3050 domain-containing protein, producing MTDSMETRLAQIEQAIQPRRDALLSHPIYEQLTDVDALRNFMQRHVFAVWDFMSLLKALQREATCVHVPWTPRADGASCRLINEIVLGEECDEDGRGGYCSHFELYLDAMRDVGANVEPVEAFIHMVADGIDVVSAGLHAALPPSVDQFLMQTFALIDSRNPAVIAAGFTFGREDLLPGVFQKLVERINIESHGKADRFLYYLHRHIELDGDQHGPLSRRLLGQICGADDAKWNAAQHAAEMALDARLELWNGMVSGH from the coding sequence ATGACTGACTCGATGGAAACACGACTCGCCCAGATCGAACAAGCAATTCAGCCTCGGCGCGATGCGCTGCTATCGCATCCGATTTATGAACAGCTGACCGACGTCGACGCGCTGCGTAATTTTATGCAGCGGCACGTTTTCGCGGTGTGGGACTTCATGTCGCTGCTGAAAGCGCTGCAGCGCGAAGCAACCTGCGTTCACGTTCCCTGGACTCCGCGCGCCGATGGAGCCAGCTGTCGGCTGATCAACGAGATCGTGCTGGGAGAAGAGTGCGACGAAGATGGCCGCGGCGGCTATTGCAGCCACTTTGAGTTGTACCTGGACGCGATGCGTGACGTAGGCGCCAACGTCGAACCGGTAGAAGCGTTTATCCACATGGTCGCGGACGGCATTGATGTCGTTTCGGCCGGATTGCATGCGGCGCTGCCGCCTTCGGTCGATCAGTTTTTGATGCAGACTTTCGCATTGATCGATTCACGCAACCCGGCGGTTATCGCTGCTGGATTCACCTTCGGCCGCGAAGATCTGCTGCCAGGCGTCTTCCAGAAACTGGTCGAGCGGATCAATATCGAAAGCCACGGAAAAGCGGACCGCTTCCTCTATTACTTGCATCGGCACATCGAGTTGGACGGCGATCAACATGGCCCCTTGTCGCGTCGACTGCTCGGGCAAATTTGCGGCGCTGACGACGCCAAATGGAACGCGGCGCAGCATGCGGCCGAAATGGCGCTCGACGCGCGACTGGAACTATGGAACGGCATGGTCTCGGGTCACTAA
- a CDS encoding RNA-protein complex protein Nop10, which yields MSRWDEDDFDDDDESFVDDEAWTDDDLPSDDPDDYLDHCPQCGGEIYSEADVCPHCGEYLFHHHSPWSNQSFWWVALGLLGVIAVITSLIIGF from the coding sequence GTGAGCCGTTGGGACGAAGATGATTTTGATGACGACGACGAATCCTTCGTCGACGATGAAGCCTGGACTGACGACGATCTGCCGAGCGACGATCCAGACGACTATCTTGATCACTGTCCCCAGTGCGGCGGCGAAATCTATAGCGAAGCCGACGTTTGTCCACACTGCGGCGAGTACTTGTTTCACCACCATTCGCCGTGGAGCAATCAGAGCTTCTGGTGGGTTGCTCTGGGACTGCTCGGCGTCATCGCGGTGATCACCTCACTCATCATTGGTTTCTAG
- a CDS encoding LysM peptidoglycan-binding domain-containing protein, producing METIKTACMVIVLMAVAYGVYHHLNQPEESAPKLEIEGIASGDIAPSFSGAPSPGGAIAPSFTASQSSPAGDLTSLETAPPLGASSTSLAAGHDYSAGHDHAADHDRHLPLIEAQPVSQNNLAESPAPRQPPAMSTYGSSSYENSSYDAVVSDDPASAYAAASSDNASYGGMEARPASANMRPSFESDWRMAQTQLEQNQWSEALRTLTPWRGRAELTTEQSEQLNLLLSQLAGSVVYSTEHLLSDPYLVQRGESLSEIAAKHQVPTILLQRINGISNPELLSANERLKVMQGPFSATVSLASREMTLTIDGCFAGKFPVTIVDAGAVQPGEHQVVRKEDPADRYGAQQSSYGQVSGGSLGQHAVYLDGGVTLHGETSGAAGSIQLSPRDAEDLFGILSVGSKVTIRR from the coding sequence GTGGAAACCATCAAAACCGCATGCATGGTAATCGTCTTGATGGCGGTTGCTTACGGCGTCTACCACCATCTTAATCAACCAGAGGAGTCGGCTCCCAAGTTGGAGATCGAAGGAATAGCGAGCGGCGACATCGCTCCTAGTTTCTCCGGGGCTCCTTCGCCGGGCGGAGCTATCGCTCCCTCTTTCACAGCAAGTCAATCATCGCCCGCCGGCGATCTGACGTCGCTGGAGACGGCGCCGCCGTTGGGAGCCTCCTCAACGTCGCTCGCAGCCGGTCACGATTATTCCGCGGGTCACGACCATGCAGCCGATCATGATCGACATCTGCCGTTGATCGAAGCGCAACCGGTCAGTCAAAACAATCTCGCTGAATCGCCGGCGCCTCGCCAACCGCCGGCGATGTCGACTTATGGTTCGTCTTCGTACGAGAACTCGTCGTATGACGCCGTCGTATCCGATGATCCCGCTTCCGCCTATGCGGCGGCCAGTTCCGACAACGCCAGTTACGGCGGCATGGAAGCGCGGCCTGCATCGGCCAACATGCGTCCAAGTTTTGAATCAGACTGGCGAATGGCGCAAACGCAATTAGAACAAAATCAATGGTCCGAGGCGCTGCGCACGCTCACGCCTTGGCGAGGACGCGCCGAGTTGACGACGGAACAAAGCGAACAGTTGAATCTGCTGCTCAGTCAGTTGGCCGGCAGCGTCGTCTATTCGACTGAACACTTGTTGTCGGATCCGTATCTGGTGCAGCGCGGCGAATCGCTGAGCGAAATTGCCGCCAAACATCAAGTTCCGACAATCCTGCTGCAACGAATCAACGGCATCTCGAATCCTGAACTGCTTTCCGCCAATGAACGTTTGAAAGTCATGCAGGGCCCCTTTTCTGCGACCGTCAGTCTGGCGAGTCGCGAAATGACCCTCACGATTGATGGTTGCTTCGCCGGCAAGTTTCCGGTGACGATCGTCGATGCGGGAGCAGTTCAACCGGGCGAACATCAAGTGGTTCGCAAAGAAGATCCAGCCGACCGCTATGGCGCTCAACAAAGTTCCTACGGTCAAGTCAGCGGCGGCAGCTTGGGCCAACACGCGGTCTATTTGGACGGCGGCGTCACGCTGCACGGCGAAACAAGCGGAGCCGCTGGGTCGATCCAATTGAGTCCACGCGACGCCGAAGACTTGTTTGGCATCCTTTCGGTCGGGTCCAAAGTAACGATTCGTCGCTAA
- a CDS encoding potassium channel family protein: MSDAAHLSPPETSRHWLIRHRHAVTLIALILLMAGETLRPDSSTGNWISDLLLSIVILAAAYDVLIRHRRFLLVALSAVPPIATIWIIRGLDEFRDVEMAAEWYLLRNVLMIAFLSYIVWVIGRDVSRAKRVTTDQVLGGVSVYLLLGLIWAIAYLSVVMFDSSAIEFSTPDDGLAGRRLAALIYFSFATLTTLGLGDILPLSNLARTLTWTEAVTGQLYIAVSMAKLVGLRLVHLTQPPKST, encoded by the coding sequence ATGTCCGACGCAGCCCACCTGTCCCCGCCCGAAACTTCGCGACATTGGTTGATACGGCATCGACATGCCGTCACCTTGATCGCGTTGATCTTGTTGATGGCCGGCGAGACGTTGCGTCCTGATTCGTCGACCGGAAATTGGATCTCCGATTTGCTGCTTTCGATCGTGATCCTGGCGGCCGCGTATGACGTGCTGATTCGTCACCGACGATTTCTGCTGGTCGCGTTAAGCGCCGTGCCGCCGATTGCAACCATTTGGATCATCCGCGGCTTGGACGAATTTCGTGATGTTGAGATGGCGGCAGAGTGGTATTTGCTGCGAAATGTCTTGATGATCGCGTTCCTCAGCTACATCGTTTGGGTGATAGGCCGAGATGTCTCTCGCGCCAAACGGGTTACGACCGATCAGGTATTAGGAGGCGTCAGCGTTTACTTGCTGCTGGGTCTTATCTGGGCGATCGCTTATCTAAGCGTCGTCATGTTCGATTCCAGCGCGATCGAATTTTCTACCCCCGATGACGGGTTGGCCGGCCGTCGCTTGGCGGCCTTGATTTACTTTAGTTTTGCTACCCTAACGACACTCGGCTTAGGAGACATCCTGCCGCTTTCCAATTTGGCCCGTACGCTAACTTGGACCGAAGCCGTTACAGGACAGCTTTATATCGCCGTTTCCATGGCCAAGTTGGTCGGACTAAGACTCGTTCATTTAACCCAACCGCCGAAGTCGACTTGA
- a CDS encoding glycosyltransferase has protein sequence MPSPEIAVIISTFQRPQHLRRSLESLAMQRCGSNDFEVVVTDDGSSDETEQVVAQFANQVDFPVAFTTHPHDGFQLAKCRNEGVSVTQAPYILFLDGDLVAPPDFVAQHLHHRQRGFAMVGDSIWLNQQLSESIDINEIRFGDFRSWATEQEERRMRWKSLRAAIYSRLGLPDRPRMKGGNIALWRDDYETINGYDQDFVGWGLEDSDLQRRLFQAGVRFRSSMRWTRTHHLWHVRDPSYVAKASGTKNEKLMRANRPSRCTNGLAQRDDMTFRKFAGMQTLKRAA, from the coding sequence ATGCCATCTCCCGAAATTGCGGTCATCATCTCGACGTTTCAACGTCCGCAGCATCTTCGCCGATCGCTGGAATCACTGGCGATGCAGCGCTGCGGCTCCAACGACTTTGAAGTTGTCGTCACCGACGACGGCTCTAGTGACGAAACCGAGCAGGTGGTCGCACAATTCGCCAATCAGGTCGACTTTCCGGTCGCCTTCACCACCCATCCGCATGATGGGTTTCAGTTGGCGAAATGTCGCAACGAGGGAGTTTCGGTTACTCAGGCTCCTTACATCCTTTTCCTGGACGGGGACCTGGTCGCGCCGCCCGACTTCGTTGCTCAGCACTTGCATCATCGACAGCGCGGATTCGCCATGGTAGGCGACTCAATCTGGCTAAATCAGCAACTGTCGGAATCGATCGATATCAACGAAATTCGATTTGGTGATTTTCGCTCTTGGGCGACGGAACAAGAAGAACGGCGCATGCGTTGGAAATCGCTTCGCGCCGCAATCTACAGCCGACTTGGATTGCCTGATCGACCTCGCATGAAGGGGGGCAACATCGCTCTCTGGCGCGATGACTATGAAACCATCAATGGCTACGACCAAGACTTTGTTGGTTGGGGGCTGGAAGACAGCGACCTCCAGCGACGACTTTTTCAGGCCGGCGTCCGCTTCCGCTCTAGTATGCGTTGGACGCGAACCCATCATTTGTGGCACGTACGCGATCCCTCCTACGTCGCCAAAGCGAGCGGCACCAAAAATGAGAAGCTGATGCGGGCCAACCGTCCCTCTCGCTGCACCAACGGTCTGGCCCAGCGTGACGACATGACGTTCCGAAAATTCGCTGGTATGCAGACGTTGAAACGCGCCGCCTAG
- a CDS encoding tRNA-binding protein encodes MSSLPIIPLDDLLKVDIRVGQIIAANPFPEGKHSTHLLQIDFGDELGLKKSLARLTPNYEYDALVGRQVLAVVNLAPRQIGGHRSEVLTLGVNDAQENVVLIIPDGETPNGTRLY; translated from the coding sequence ATGAGCAGCCTACCGATAATTCCGCTGGATGACTTGCTGAAAGTCGATATCCGCGTCGGTCAAATCATCGCGGCCAATCCCTTCCCCGAGGGAAAGCATTCGACCCACCTCTTGCAGATCGACTTTGGCGACGAGCTGGGTCTGAAAAAGTCGCTGGCCCGACTGACCCCCAACTATGAATATGACGCGCTCGTCGGCCGGCAAGTTCTCGCGGTCGTCAACCTGGCGCCGCGTCAAATTGGGGGACATCGCTCCGAAGTATTGACGCTAGGCGTCAACGACGCTCAGGAAAACGTCGTGCTGATCATCCCCGATGGTGAAACGCCCAACGGCACGCGACTCTATTAG
- a CDS encoding MOSC domain-containing protein — protein sequence MSDAAKIVQLQLGLPQSYGSADAEDVMDRAWTTGFFKQPTGEKVELDWEGLVGDGVADRINHGGRDKAMLVYADSHYPRWREELHDQVDVAAFGAGAFGENLTVSHLTEAIVCLGDTYQVGTALLQVSQPRQPCWKLARRWRLKELTALAVRTGRMGWYLRVLQKGAIQAGDTLQLVDRSAPDWTIARLNQLFYHDRSNVADAAILAASPLLAESWRSEFRKRIEKAAS from the coding sequence ATGAGCGATGCGGCGAAAATTGTGCAGTTGCAGCTTGGCCTGCCGCAATCGTATGGTTCGGCCGACGCAGAAGATGTGATGGATCGCGCGTGGACCACAGGCTTCTTCAAACAGCCGACCGGCGAGAAGGTCGAGCTGGATTGGGAAGGGCTCGTCGGGGATGGAGTCGCTGATCGCATCAATCATGGCGGCCGCGATAAGGCGATGTTGGTCTACGCCGATTCTCACTATCCGCGTTGGCGAGAAGAGTTGCACGATCAGGTCGATGTCGCGGCGTTTGGCGCCGGTGCGTTTGGCGAAAATCTAACCGTCTCTCATCTGACGGAAGCTATCGTTTGCTTAGGGGATACCTACCAAGTGGGAACGGCCTTATTGCAGGTTTCCCAGCCTCGCCAGCCCTGCTGGAAGTTAGCACGGCGTTGGCGACTGAAGGAACTGACTGCGTTGGCCGTACGCACCGGACGCATGGGGTGGTACTTACGCGTTCTGCAGAAAGGAGCGATCCAAGCTGGCGATACGCTGCAGCTTGTCGACCGCTCTGCACCAGACTGGACGATCGCGCGCTTGAATCAACTTTTCTATCACGATCGAAGCAATGTCGCCGACGCCGCGATCCTGGCCGCTAGTCCACTCTTAGCCGAGTCCTGGCGCAGCGAGTTTCGCAAACGCATAGAAAAGGCAGCAAGCTAA
- a CDS encoding PmoA family protein → MVRLPGKFLKNICGLHATPLVEQMGAAMLAPLFCGILLVATVQGDEAFLLENKSPSPISGILASAEVDALTVEPIVMLAGPQGDFPAQFVPNLDSTRRGRYYFLLPVVIPPNGEWNVREIKQAETPANVVTVEQEGAAIVVQVQGKEVLRYHLGLLPSPDLAQPEFGRSGFLHPMRTPLGTIVTDDFPPDHPHQHGVMFAWTDTTFAGRHVDFWNSGKKAGRVEHRELLRQFSGPVVGGFDVQLAHVDLTSGKPIDALLETWSVRVYASADPVLLEIESVQRTAGSTPLEIRKYHYGGMAVRGNRGWYQTDGSGFLTSEGKNRWEGNHSRPRWVDVFGPAEKSEIAGVTVMGSPDNFRFPQPVRLHPDKPYFCFSPQVEDAFTIQPSSSYRSRYLFIPHDGVIDRDRTETVWNSFAHPLTLKKAS, encoded by the coding sequence ATGGTTCGCCTACCTGGCAAATTTCTGAAGAATATTTGCGGCCTTCATGCTACTCCTCTTGTTGAGCAGATGGGCGCGGCGATGCTGGCCCCGCTTTTTTGCGGAATCTTGCTGGTCGCTACGGTTCAAGGGGACGAAGCGTTTCTCCTAGAAAACAAGAGTCCGTCGCCGATATCCGGGATCTTGGCCTCGGCCGAGGTTGATGCTCTGACGGTCGAGCCGATCGTCATGCTGGCGGGGCCCCAAGGGGACTTCCCAGCCCAGTTTGTGCCGAATCTCGATTCCACACGTCGTGGGAGATACTACTTTCTCCTGCCTGTCGTAATTCCCCCGAATGGGGAGTGGAACGTGCGAGAAATAAAGCAGGCAGAAACGCCGGCGAATGTCGTGACGGTCGAGCAGGAGGGAGCGGCAATTGTGGTGCAGGTGCAGGGGAAAGAAGTGCTGCGCTACCATCTCGGCCTGCTTCCATCGCCTGATCTTGCGCAACCAGAATTTGGCCGCAGCGGTTTTTTGCATCCCATGCGAACGCCGCTAGGAACGATTGTGACCGATGATTTTCCGCCCGATCATCCGCATCAACATGGAGTCATGTTCGCCTGGACTGATACGACGTTTGCCGGGCGACATGTCGATTTCTGGAATAGCGGGAAGAAAGCAGGTCGCGTCGAACATCGTGAACTATTGCGTCAATTCTCGGGCCCCGTGGTGGGTGGTTTTGACGTTCAACTGGCGCATGTCGATCTTACCAGCGGAAAGCCGATCGACGCTCTGTTAGAAACCTGGTCGGTGCGCGTCTATGCTTCCGCCGATCCGGTGTTGTTAGAGATCGAATCGGTGCAGCGAACCGCTGGCTCAACGCCGCTGGAGATTCGTAAATATCACTACGGCGGCATGGCGGTGCGCGGCAATCGTGGTTGGTATCAAACCGACGGTTCTGGATTTTTGACCAGTGAAGGGAAGAATCGCTGGGAGGGAAACCACTCGCGCCCCCGTTGGGTTGACGTGTTTGGGCCCGCCGAGAAATCGGAAATCGCCGGCGTCACGGTGATGGGAAGTCCTGACAATTTTCGCTTTCCGCAGCCGGTCCGCTTGCATCCTGACAAACCTTATTTCTGTTTCAGCCCTCAGGTCGAAGACGCGTTTACCATTCAACCATCGTCGTCGTATCGTTCCCGTTATTTGTTCATCCCTCATGACGGGGTCATCGATCGTGATCGTACAGAAACGGTCTGGAACAGCTTCGCCCATCCCCTGACATTGAAAAAAGCGTCGTAG
- a CDS encoding DUF1559 domain-containing protein, producing the protein MRFNVSRRGFTLVELLVVVAIIGILAGLILPAVGAARSAARSAECKNNLRQFGVGLQAYSTQRKSGDFCSGAFNWQYDGSVTDVGWVADLVNRNIPVGSMLCPSNPATSSQTYKDLTTLDYSSFGAADCSTSNNGCSNFCGSSDTTLPDGSIQVNPCKEMLKGTVADRPEFVRQQIYDKFYNTNFTASWFLVRSSMSVESDGNLKATCGSGGIYQKGAGKGPLTQSRIDSGVAAANFVPFIGDGLPVELLNYPLETDNGNPTMVASMTGGPRIFSTAGTAAGAMSSPAILASPTMVSSGPKSGWWGAFNNNTKQDYRWFGAVHSSYANVLMADGSVTSYYDPSGDGILNNGFPANTGSDPQFNSSEVEIDSKLIYSRWDLNPNSFR; encoded by the coding sequence ATGCGGTTCAACGTTTCACGCCGCGGTTTCACTTTGGTGGAGTTGTTGGTTGTCGTCGCTATTATCGGCATCCTGGCCGGATTGATTCTGCCGGCCGTCGGAGCCGCTCGCAGTGCGGCTCGCAGCGCGGAATGCAAAAACAATCTACGTCAATTTGGAGTCGGACTTCAGGCCTATTCAACGCAACGAAAGAGCGGCGATTTTTGCTCTGGCGCATTTAACTGGCAATATGACGGCTCGGTTACCGATGTGGGCTGGGTGGCTGATCTGGTGAACCGCAACATTCCCGTCGGCTCGATGCTCTGCCCCAGCAATCCGGCGACCTCGTCGCAAACCTATAAAGATCTGACCACGCTCGACTACAGTAGTTTTGGCGCCGCGGATTGCTCTACTTCCAACAACGGCTGCAGCAACTTTTGCGGATCCTCCGACACGACGCTGCCAGACGGTTCGATTCAAGTCAATCCTTGTAAAGAGATGCTGAAAGGAACAGTCGCTGATCGCCCTGAATTTGTACGCCAGCAAATCTACGACAAATTCTATAACACCAACTTTACCGCCAGTTGGTTCCTCGTTCGTTCTTCGATGTCGGTCGAAAGCGATGGCAATCTAAAAGCGACCTGCGGATCAGGCGGCATCTATCAGAAGGGCGCCGGCAAAGGCCCACTCACCCAAAGTCGCATCGACTCTGGCGTTGCGGCCGCCAACTTCGTTCCGTTCATCGGCGACGGGCTTCCCGTAGAGCTGTTGAACTATCCCCTCGAAACTGACAACGGCAATCCTACGATGGTCGCATCGATGACCGGTGGCCCGCGCATTTTTAGCACAGCTGGCACCGCCGCCGGCGCGATGAGCAGTCCTGCGATTTTGGCGTCGCCTACGATGGTCAGCAGCGGTCCCAAATCAGGCTGGTGGGGCGCTTTCAACAACAATACCAAGCAAGACTATCGCTGGTTCGGCGCGGTCCATAGCAGCTACGCCAATGTGCTGATGGCGGATGGAAGCGTGACCTCGTATTACGACCCGAGCGGTGACGGCATCTTGAACAATGGTTTTCCCGCGAACACGGGTAGCGATCCCCAGTTCAACAGCAGCGAAGTCGAAATCGACAGCAAATTGATCTATAGCCGCTGGGACTTGAATCCCAATAGCTTCCGCTAG